The Faecalibacterium sp. I3-3-89 sequence CTGCCCTCGTCGGCGATGAAACCGCCGGTGATGGCGTTGAAGAGGGTGGATTTGCCCGCGCCGTTGGAGCCGACGATGGTGGCGAAGTCTCCCGCCTCCATCGTCAGGCTGACACCGTTCAGGGCGATCTTTTCGTTGACGGTGCCGGGGTTGAAGGTCTTGTGCAGACCGCGAAGCTCAAGCATCTCCATCTCACACACCCTCCTTCCGGGTTCGGGCCGCACTGCGGCGCTTCTCAAAGGCGATTTTTTCTTTGATCGCAGGCATCGAGATGGCCACAGCCACGATGATGGCGCTTACCAGCTTCATCGCAGCCGCCGGGACGTTGAAGCGGAGGGCCACCGCCACGATGAAGCGGTAGAGGCAGCTGCCGAAGACGACGCCCAGCACCCGGCGCACCATCGTCCGCCTGCCCACCAGCGTTTCGCCGATGATGAGGGAGGCCAGCGCAATGGTCACCATACCGGTGCCCACGTTGATGTCGCAGCTCTTCTGGTACTGGGCCAGCAGACCGCCGGACAGGGCGGTCAGTGCGCCCGAGATGCACAGGCCCACCGTGATGGTAAAGGCCGGGTTGATGCTGGAAGCCCGCACCATCGCGGCATTGTCGCCGGTGGCGCGGATGGACAGGCCGAGGCGGGTGCCGAGAAAGCCCACCATCGCAGCCCCGGCCAGTGCGATGACCGCCGCCGCCAGCACCAGCTTATACCAGCCGCCCGTAAAGCTCAGGGCGCGCTTGGCGATGGAAAAGACCGTCTCGGTCTTGACCAGCGACATGGTGGAGGAGAAGCCCATCACCGCGAGGTTGATCGTATACAGGCCGGTGTTGACGATGATGCCGGCCATGATGCTTTCAACCCCGAGCCGGGTCTGCAAAAAAGCCGTAACGAAGCCGGAGCACACGCCAGCCGCCATCGCCGCCAGCAAGGCGAGGAAGGGGTGGCCGGTCAGCGCCACCTGACAGGCGACGGCGCAGCCAAGGGTGAAGCAGCCGTCGGTGGACAGGTCCGCGATATTCAGGATGGAATAGCTCAGAAACAGGGCCAGCGCAACGAGGGCGTAGATGCAGCCCAGCTCGAGCGCGGTCTGGATGACATTGAGCGAAAAGATACTCGCCAGCATGGTGTGCTCCTTTAACAGTTAATGTACAGTTCAGCCAAAGTTCTCCGCCGTGGTCACTTCCACGACCTCGGTGCAGTAGGGCGCGAAGGCCTTTTTCACGGTGTCGAGATCGAGGCCCAGAGCCTCACAGGTCTCGGTGTTGATGGTAGCGATGCCGTTGTCGAAGGTCTGGAAGGGCAGGTCTGCGGGGGTCTTGCCGTCGCAGAGCAGCTCCACCACCATATCGGCCGTGGCCTCGCCCAGCTGGACGTAATCGACGCCGTAGCCCACGAATGCGCCGTTCAGTGCGAAGCTGTCCGCGCCGGTGTAGTGCTGGACGCCTGCCTCGATGAAGGTCTCGTAGATGGACAGCTCCGCGGTCATGACGGTATTGTCGGTGGGGGTAAAGACGGCCTTGACACCGGCAGCGATGAGGGCCTCGGCGGCCATCTGCACCTCGGCGGTGGTGGTGCCGTTCTTTTCGATGTACTTGATGCCCTTGCCGTCGCAGAAGGCCTTGGCGTCGGCGATGGCCTGGGTGGAGGCATCCTGACTCAGGTCGTACAGCAGGCCGATGGTGTCGATGTCGGGGTTGACGGCCAGAATGAGGTTCATGATGGCGTCCGTATTCAGGGCGTCGGAGGTGCCGGTGATGTTCGGCTCGGTGTCGAAGCCGGCGGCGGCGGGGTCGGTAACGGCAGAGTAGACCACGGGGATGTCGGTGTCCTCCACTGCAGCCAGCATGGTGGCGGCGGTGGGAGTGGCCACAGCCACGATGACGTCTACCCCATCGGCCACGAGGTCGGCGCCGATCTGGTTCAGGTTGGTCTGGTCGGCCTGTGCGTTGGCGTAATAGTCGGCGTAGTCGAAGGTGACGCCCTTCTCCTTGGCCACCTCGTCCAGACGGCTCTCCACCGACTCGACGATCTGGTTCAGGGAGGCGTGGTCCACATAGTTGACGATGCCGACCTTAAAGGTCTGCCCTGCCTCGCTGGCGGCAGCAGAAGAAGCTGCTGCGCTGGAGGCGGTGCCGGACGCAGTACCCGAGGCCGAAGAGCCGCAGCCGGTCAGGCCCAGAGCGGAAACCGTGGCGGCGGCCATTGCCACCTTCAGAAAACTGCGGCGGGAGATCATGTTCATGGTTTTCATAGCGGTTGCTCCTTCCTTGGAGCGGGCGGCATATAAAATAAAAACCCGCTCCACCTGCGGGACGGGCTTTTGTTCTCGTATAACAAAACGACCCTGTCCCTGTGTGTTCATCCACAAGGACAGAGTCGAGAAATTCGAATCTGCGGTGCCACCTTGCTTGCTTTGCCCGTCTTCCCCCGGAAGCTGCAAAGCCCCTCACGGAGAGCCAACACTCCCCTGCCCTGTAACGGAGGCTTCCGTCCCAAGCTACTAGAGGCTCTGCCTCATTTGCCCGGCCCTCGGCGGCCCACGAATCTCTGCCCCGCTCTCACCCGTTTTCACTGTCCGGGTTCACTGAAGATGCGCTGTGCAGGTTCTCTTCCGCCTCATCGGTTTGATTGCATTATACACTTTATCC is a genomic window containing:
- a CDS encoding ABC transporter permease, producing MLASIFSLNVIQTALELGCIYALVALALFLSYSILNIADLSTDGCFTLGCAVACQVALTGHPFLALLAAMAAGVCSGFVTAFLQTRLGVESIMAGIIVNTGLYTINLAVMGFSSTMSLVKTETVFSIAKRALSFTGGWYKLVLAAAVIALAGAAMVGFLGTRLGLSIRATGDNAAMVRASSINPAFTITVGLCISGALTALSGGLLAQYQKSCDINVGTGMVTIALASLIIGETLVGRRTMVRRVLGVVFGSCLYRFIVAVALRFNVPAAAMKLVSAIIVAVAISMPAIKEKIAFEKRRSAARTRKEGV
- a CDS encoding ABC transporter substrate-binding protein; translated protein: MKTMNMISRRSFLKVAMAAATVSALGLTGCGSSASGTASGTASSAAASSAAASEAGQTFKVGIVNYVDHASLNQIVESVESRLDEVAKEKGVTFDYADYYANAQADQTNLNQIGADLVADGVDVIVAVATPTAATMLAAVEDTDIPVVYSAVTDPAAAGFDTEPNITGTSDALNTDAIMNLILAVNPDIDTIGLLYDLSQDASTQAIADAKAFCDGKGIKYIEKNGTTTAEVQMAAEALIAAGVKAVFTPTDNTVMTAELSIYETFIEAGVQHYTGADSFALNGAFVGYGVDYVQLGEATADMVVELLCDGKTPADLPFQTFDNGIATINTETCEALGLDLDTVKKAFAPYCTEVVEVTTAENFG